The DNA window ATATCTTGCTCGAGGCTTTCCATTTCTTCTGCTTCTGCATCATCAATATGATCATAGCCAAGCAGATGTAAGCTACCGTGTACTACCATATGTGCCCAGTGGGCTAAAATAGGTTTATTTTGTTCAAGTGCTTCTCTTTCAACCACTTGACGGCAAATCACCAAATCACCTAATAAAGGTAATGCTACTTCACTAGGCGACTCAAAAGGAAAAGAGAGGACATTAGTTGGATAATCTTTACCTCGATAAGTGTGATTCAACATTTGGCTTTCAGCTTCATCAACAATTCTAATCGTCATTTCAATATCTGTCTGTGTTGGTTTTACGGCTGTTGATGCCCAATGAGTGACTTGTTCTAATGTTGGGAGGTTTTCCTGATTTTGTGTTGCAAGTTGTAAATCAATTACAAGAGAATTCATTATGCTTTTCCTTTACATTTTCGTTGGTCATTAAAAGTGCTTGTAAACGTGTTTGATGACGTTGTTCCGATAATTGTTGTCGTCGCAGTTCATCTTCCGTCTCCCATTTTTCATAAGCTTGCACTACTTTAGCTACCACAGGGTGACGCACAATATCTTGACTTGTAAAATAGTTAAAACTCAGTTCTTCAACATTTCCTAAAACTTCAATAGCGTGTTTTAAACCTGATTTTTGTCCACGAGGCAGATCGACTTGAGTGATATCCCCTGTAATCACTGCTTTTGAATTAAAACCAATTCGAGTTAAAAACATTTTCATCTGTTCAATAGTGGTGTTTTGGCTTTCATCAAGAATAATAAAAGCATCATTTAATGTTCTTCCTCGCATATAAGCTAAAGGTGCAATTTCGATCACATTTCGTTCCATTAATTTTTGCACTTTTTCGAAACCTAACATTTCAAACAGTGCATCATAAAGAGGGCGTAAATACGGCTCAATTTTTTGTCCTAAATCGCCGGGTAAAAAACCAAGTTTTTCTCCGGCTTCAACCGCTGGTCGAGTAAGTAACAGGCGACGAACTTGATGCGTTTCAAGTGCTTCAACTGCTGCAGCAACAGCTAAAAAGGTTTTACCAGTGCCTGCAGGGCCAATTCCAAAACTAATATCATGACGTAAAATATTATGTAAGTATTGAATCTGGTTAGCACCACGAGGTTTAATCATTCCTCGTTTTGTCTTAATTGTTGTTGAATAGACTTGCGCTTCTTCTGATGAATTTGGGCCGGTATTACTTGCTTGTAATGACATACGCTTTTCTTGAATAGCAAGATGAACATCTTCTAAATCCAAAAGTTTGATTTTTCCTTTAATCGGAGCAGTAGCTTGGTAGAGCTTTTGGAGTAATTGTTGTATTTTTTGGAGTAGCATCAGTTGATCAGCTGACGACTCTTCATCAGTAGAACGTAAAGTGAAGACAAAATTACGGTGAGAAATAACGACATTAAACTGTTTTTCGATGGTTTCTAAGTGTAGGTTAAATGCTCCACATAGGGATTGCAAACGAGCATTATCTTGCGGTTCAAGCGTAAAACTAAGTTGTTGTGCAGACAAGTTAAAACCTCAAAAGTGAAAGTGAAGATATAGTTTAGTATACCTTGATTGGATAGGTAAAACCAAGCCGTGGGATTAAGATTATTTAAGTATAAAGCTAAGTAAATTGATTTTTAGTAAATTTGTTTTTATTTGTTGTAATTATGATTGTATTTTTCCGCTTAATTGAATATTTTACTCCATCAAAATTATGTTTTATTGAATATTATAGGAAGTAAAAATGTTTTTATGGTCTTTATTAGCCTTATCTTTAATTCTACTTTCAGTAAAAAGAGTAAGCCTTGGGATATTTATTCTTTATAGTGTAATTTTTGGTGCTATATATCAAGGGATATTAGAAATATCTACTTTATTTTTTATTCTTTTTATTTCTTGTCTCTTATATTTGTATAAAAATAAGCATTGGAAGTGGTTGGAGGGTATTTTAGTCATATTTTGTTTTCTACTCTATTTTCATCATATCGCAGGATTCAATAATCCTATGATATTATCACAAGTAAAAGTAAGCGAAAATAGTGCTAATTTTAATCTTTATTATAATTTAGATAAGGCTTTAATTCCTTTTATTTTATTTCCATTAATACCGAATTTGTTTTCGTGTGAACCTAAAATTACAGCAAGTAAAATAAAATGGGGAGTATTAATTTTATCGCCTTCTTTACTTTTAATGTTGGCTAGTTTAGCGGGGAGTTTAAAAGTAGAATTTCATATTCCAACTTGGTTACCTTATTTTATTTTATCTAATCTCTTTTTTGTTTCTTTGGTTGAAGAAAGTTTATTTAGAGGATATTTACAGCAACGCTTACAAGCTAAAATAGGTAGTTATCCTGCAGTATTTGTTTCAGCGATTATCTTTGCGTTATCTCATTATGGTTACACCAATGGCAATATCTTTTTTATGTTATTTATTGGTTTGGCTGGGATAATCTATTCCTTAGCTTGGCTTTGGAGTGGAAAAGTATGGGTTAGCACTTTTATCCATTTTGGTTTGAATTTAACCCATCTGCTCTTTTTTACTTATCCTTATTTAGTAAGGTAATAGATGTTGTTGTATAAGGGTTATTCATTAACCCTTATTGCCACGAAGTTACATCTAATTCTTTACCAAATTGACTGATTATTAGGCGTTTCGTTAAATCTGTTTGAGGATTAAGTAATATTTCTTTCGTTGCACCATACTCGATCATATTCCCTTGTTGTAATAATAAAATATCATCAGCAATATGTTTAATAATTCCCATATTCTGTCCGATATAAATATAAGCAAGCCCTAATTTGGCTTGTAGATCGAGTAATAAATTCATTAATGCTGCACGCATTGAAGCATCAAGAGTATCTAACATATCATCAATAATAATAATTTCAGGATCTAGAATAATAGCACGAGCTAAAGCTATACGTTGTTTCTGACTAATATTTAATTCATTAAGTTGAATATTAGCGTGTTCTGGGGTTAAACCAATTAAACGTAATACTTGGTCGATTTTTTGATCTCGTTCATATTCAACTAAATCGGTTGCTAACCGTAGAGGAAGATCTAAGGTTTGTCCAACG is part of the Mergibacter septicus genome and encodes:
- the ybeY gene encoding rRNA maturation RNase YbeY, with amino-acid sequence MNSLVIDLQLATQNQENLPTLEQVTHWASTAVKPTQTDIEMTIRIVDEAESQMLNHTYRGKDYPTNVLSFPFESPSEVALPLLGDLVICRQVVEREALEQNKPILAHWAHMVVHGSLHLLGYDHIDDAEAEEMESLEQDIMHQLGFADPYASEKE
- a CDS encoding PhoH family protein, yielding MSAQQLSFTLEPQDNARLQSLCGAFNLHLETIEKQFNVVISHRNFVFTLRSTDEESSADQLMLLQKIQQLLQKLYQATAPIKGKIKLLDLEDVHLAIQEKRMSLQASNTGPNSSEEAQVYSTTIKTKRGMIKPRGANQIQYLHNILRHDISFGIGPAGTGKTFLAVAAAVEALETHQVRRLLLTRPAVEAGEKLGFLPGDLGQKIEPYLRPLYDALFEMLGFEKVQKLMERNVIEIAPLAYMRGRTLNDAFIILDESQNTTIEQMKMFLTRIGFNSKAVITGDITQVDLPRGQKSGLKHAIEVLGNVEELSFNYFTSQDIVRHPVVAKVVQAYEKWETEDELRRQQLSEQRHQTRLQALLMTNENVKEKHNEFSCN
- a CDS encoding CPBP family intramembrane glutamic endopeptidase translates to MFLWSLLALSLILLSVKRVSLGIFILYSVIFGAIYQGILEISTLFFILFISCLLYLYKNKHWKWLEGILVIFCFLLYFHHIAGFNNPMILSQVKVSENSANFNLYYNLDKALIPFILFPLIPNLFSCEPKITASKIKWGVLILSPSLLLMLASLAGSLKVEFHIPTWLPYFILSNLFFVSLVEESLFRGYLQQRLQAKIGSYPAVFVSAIIFALSHYGYTNGNIFFMLFIGLAGIIYSLAWLWSGKVWVSTFIHFGLNLTHLLFFTYPYLVR
- a CDS encoding ATP-binding cassette domain-containing protein is translated as MNNILLEVENLTKEFPSNSGWLKRTFTAVKNVSFHLERQKTLAIVGENGSGKSTLAKMLVGITQPSSGKILFKNKPLNFGDYHYRSKHIRMIFQNPNASFNMQLNVGQTLDLPLRLATDLVEYERDQKIDQVLRLIGLTPEHANIQLNELNISQKQRIALARAIILDPEIIIIDDMLDTLDASMRAALMNLLLDLQAKLGLAYIYIGQNMGIIKHIADDILLLQQGNMIEYGATKEILLNPQTDLTKRLIISQFGKELDVTSWQ